A single genomic interval of Eleutherodactylus coqui strain aEleCoq1 chromosome 3, aEleCoq1.hap1, whole genome shotgun sequence harbors:
- the JUN gene encoding transcription factor Jun: protein MTARMEPTFYDDALSAAFGQPEPAGYGYNPKVLKQSMTLNLSDPSSAIKPHLRTKAADLLTSPDVGLLKLASPELERLIIQSSNGMITTTPTPTQFLCPKNVTDEQEGFAEGFVRALAELHNQNNLPNVPSAAPQPPASTGLTPVSTIAGNNGYSNSLHSEPPVYANLNNFNPTTISTTPAFNSSAMGFASQHHSSPPIPVQHPRLQALKEEPQTVPEMPGETPPLSPIDMESQERIKAERKRMRNRIAASKCRKRKLERIARLEDKVKNLKSQNSELASTANMLREQVAQLKQKVMNHVNSGCQLMLTQQLQTF from the coding sequence ATGACTGCTAGGATGGAACCTACCTTCTACGACGATGCACTGAGCGCCGCCTTCGGCCAGCCCGAGCCTGCCGGCTACGGATACAACCCCAAGGTGCTGAAGCAGAGCATGACTCTGAACCTGTCCGACCCATCCAGCGCCATCAAGCCTCACCTGAGGACCAAAGCGGCGGACCTCCTAACATCTCCAGATGTTGGACTCCTCAAGCTGGCCTCACCAGAACTAGAGAGGCTCATCATCCAGTCCAGCAATGGGATGATCACTACCACCCCCACACCGACCCAGTTCCTTTGCCCTAAAAATGTCACGGACGAGCAGGAGGGCTTTGCGGAAGGGTTTGTCCGGGCGTTGGCAGAACTTCATAACCAGAACAACTTGCCAAATGTCCCCTCTGCtgcaccgcagccccccgccAGCACTGGACTGACACCTGTCTCCACCATCGCGGGTAACAATGGATACAGTAACAGCTTGCACAGCGAGCCCCCTGTCTATGCCAACCTCAACAACTTCAACCCAACTACCATCAGCACCACCCCTGCCTTTAACAGCAGCGCCATGGGCTTCGCCTCCCAGCATCACAGCAGCCCGCCCATCCCTGTGCAGCACCCGAGGCTGCAGGCTCTGAAAGAAGAGCCCCAGACTGTGCCCGAAATGCCCGGCGAGACCCCTCCTCTCTCCCCCATCGACATGGAATCTCAGGAGAGGATAAAAGCCGAGCGGAAACGTATGAGGAACAGGATcgcagcctccaagtgcaggaagAGGAAGCTGGAACGCATCGCCCGGTTGGAAGACAAAGTGAAAAACTTAAAGTCCCAGAACTCTGAATTGGCGTCAACTGCTAACATGCTGCGAGAGCAGGTCGCCCAGCTCAAACAGAAAGTGATGAATCACGTCAACAGCGGCTGCCAGCTCATGTTAACGCAGCAGCTGCAGACATTCTGA